Genomic DNA from Candidatus Cloacimonadota bacterium:
CCAGCCTTGACGTATCCTCTGGAGAACTGAGGCTTATTGAAGTCAAAGGGATTGGGGCTGAATCCGGAACCATTATCCTTACTCCCAATGAAAGAAGAGTTGCGGAAGATAGACCGGATTGCTTCTGGCTTTATGTAGTAA
This window encodes:
- a CDS encoding DUF3883 domain-containing protein encodes the protein SLDVSSGELRLIEVKGIGAESGTIILTPNERRVAEDRPDCFWLYVVTNCNTAPQLQAPILNPAQYQWNEVKKVQHYQINLSSIISNLKE